The following coding sequences lie in one Coregonus clupeaformis isolate EN_2021a unplaced genomic scaffold, ASM2061545v1 scaf0074, whole genome shotgun sequence genomic window:
- the LOC123483304 gene encoding ribonuclease P protein subunit p29-like produces the protein MSVLVPIQSQSDKQAETFTNGFLKNSLPGMSEKEIGDFMLRKAVVLKYAKKKKEKKKKKRTKGLNAKQRREMKVFQLKPEHQKYELFLPLHELWKQYIRDLCNGLKPESNPQTIQQRLLKADFHGAILTVARSKCPSYVGTTGILVQEMKHVFKIITKEDKLKVIPKRNSVFAVEIDGFVSHIYGSKFELRSSERSAKKFKVKGTIDL, from the exons ATGTCTGTTCTGGTGCCCATACAGTCTCAGAGTGATAAGCAGGCGGAGACGTTCACAAATGGCTTTCTGAAGAACAGTTTACCGGGTATGAGCGAGAAGGAAATCGGCGACTTCATGCTTCGCAAAGCTGTGGTTCTAAAGTATGCtaaaaagaaaaaggaaaagaagaaaaaaaagagaactAAGGGTCTCAATGCGAAACagaggagggagatgaaggtCTTTCAGCTGAAACCAGAGCATCAAAA ATATGAGCTTTTCTTGCCTTTGCATGAGCTATGGAAACAGTACATCAGAGATCTGTGCAACGGATTGAAACCAGAGAG CAACCCACAGACAATTCAGCAGAGGCTTTTGAAGGCTGATTTTCATGGTGCCATTCTGACAG TGGCCAGGTCCAAATGCCCCTCGTATGTAGGCACCACAGGAATCCTAGTGCAGGAGATGAAACATGTCTTCAAAATCATCACAAAGGAGGATAAACTGAAAG TCATACCCAAGCGAAACAGCGTGTTTGCCGTGGAGATCGATGGCTTTGTCTCCCATATCTACGGCAGCAAGTTTGAACTCCGCTCAAGTGAACGATCAGCAAAGAAATTTAAAGTCAAAGGAACCATAGACCTGTGA
- the LOC121559125 gene encoding protein C19orf12 homolog has translation MAPRMDDVMQLCCDLSANQQIKAAVKNSGKGSAVAGGTAFLGGLLGGPPGIAVGGAVGGLLGWWMTSGQFRPLPQIIMELPPHQQQRLYADIMAVLGSLDWTDLAQLTALVMGNATLQQQVTAALLSYITKELRAEVRYGD, from the exons ATGGCTCCACGTATGGATGATGTCATGCAACTGTGCTGTGACCTGTCTGCAAATCAGCAGATAAAAGCAGCAGTGAAGAATTCTGGGAAAGGATCAGCAGTGGCAGGAGGGACTGCATTTTTAGGGGGTCTTCTAGGTGGTCCCCCAGGGATTGCTGTTG GTGGTGCAGTAGGTGGCCTGTTGGGATGGTGGATGACCAGTGGACAGTTCAGACCTCTCCCTCAGATCATCATGGAGCTGCCTCCCCACCAGCAGCAGAGGCTCTATGCTGATATCATGGCCGTTTTGGGCTCACTGGACTGGACAGACCTGGCCCAGCTGACCGCCCTGGTCATGGGGAATGCTACTCTCCAGCAGCAGGTCACTGCTGCCCTACTCAGTTATATCACAAAGGAACTGAGAGCAGAGGTGAGATATGGGGACTGA
- the LOC121555796 gene encoding pleckstrin homology domain-containing family F member 2 → MVVRREHSDLLPSHRLLQRKRAIYHKTESKSVVIQLIMVDQLAFTQENRERIQAVENSFGPCGKPLFRPGRILIGEGRLMKLCRRRPQPKVFYLFNDILVYGSIILHGRWHKNQQVISLEDIQLEDLEDGVSMENQWLIRTPRKSFYVAAASAEEKHAWMEHIEDCRSKQLQHAGCQPGCTFATTWIPDRATAICMRCTKMFRVNKRRHHCRRCGFVICNACSKNRAVIRHISTKPVRVCRLCHLSLQDQGEQTLAQDEVRLRGDSDGRNCSD, encoded by the exons ATGGTGGTCAGACGGGAACACAGCGACTTACTACCGAGTCACAGACTGCTGCAGCGTAAACGAGCTATATATCACAAAACAGAGAGTAAAAG TGTTGTAATCCAGCTCATCATGGTGGACCAGCTGGCTTTCACGCAAGAGAACAGAGAGCGGATCCAGGCAGTGGAGAACTCCTTTGGCCCCTGTGGGAAGCCCCTGTTCAGACCTGGCCGGATCTTGATAGGCGAGGGGCGGCTGATGAAGCTGTGTCGACGCCGCCCCCAGCCCAAAGTCTTTTACTTGTTtaatgacatcctggtgtacgGTAGCATCATCCTTCATGGACGCTGGCACAAGAACCAGCAGGTAATCTCCCTGGAGGATATCCAGCTAGAGGACCTGGAGGACGGGGTCAGCATGGAGAACCAGTGGCTGATCCGCACCCCACGGAAGTCCTTCTATGTGGCAGCTGCCTCTGCTGAGGAGAAGCATGCCTGGATGGAGCACATCGAGGACTGCAGGTCCAAGCAGCTGCAGCATGCCGGCTGCCAGCCCGGGTGCACCTTCGCCACCACATGGATCCCTGACCGGGCGACCGCCATCTGCATGCGCTGCACTAAAATGTTTCGGGTCAACAAACGTCGCCACCACTGTCGTCGCTGCGGCTTCGTCATCTGCAACGCCTGCTCCAAGAACCGGGCCGTGATCCGCCACATCTCTACTAAGCCTGTGAGGGTGTGTCGACTGTGCCACCTCAGTCTCCAGGACCAGGGGGAGCAGACCCTGGCCCAGGATGAGGTGCGTCTACGGGGGGACAGTGATGGGAGGAACTGCTCTGATTAA